A segment of the Lichenicola cladoniae genome:
GCCAGGTAGAGGTGGAGCCGTCGCATTTTAGGCGTAACTCAGCGTGAGTGACCTTAAGCTTTTTAGACTGTCGTCAACTGGCGTTTCAGAATTGACCGGAGCTACCGTTCCACTTGAACGATCCCTTCAAACGCTGTTTGAACGCAACCTCGAGGGCTTGCTTGGCGTGCGCTTCCTCGCTTCCGAGTATCGGACGACCAACGGCAGGATCGACACGCTGGGCGTCGATGAAAACTTCTGTCCCGTTATCATAGAGTACAAGCGTGCATCGAATGAAAACGTTATCAACCAAGGTTTGTTCTATCTTGATTGGCTGATGGATCACCGCCGTGATTTTGCTTGGCTTGTTATGGAACGCTACGGCAAGGACGAAGCTGCAAAGGTCGAATGGTCCGCGCCACGGCTAATCTGCATAGCCGGTGACTTCACGCGCTATGACGAGCATGCCGTGAAGCAAATCAGCCGCAACATTGAGTTGATACGTTATCGGCGATTCGATGATGATCTGCTGTTGCTTGATCTTGTAACCACGACAGCAAGCACAGTGGTTGCTCGGCCGGATCTGGCGATTGAGGACGCGGGCGTCAGTTCGGGTGTAATCCCGGCCAAATATAAGTCAGTCACGGAATACTTGGCCGATGCGGATGCCGGTCTGACCGATCTGTTCGAATCTACGCGAGCGCTTCTCCGTGCCATCGGAGACGACGTGCAGGAGCGAACGCTGAAGAATTATTTTGCGTTCACCCGTCTTAAAAACTTTGCCTGTGTGGAAATCAAGCCTACGGCCCGTAAGCTGTTAGTTTATTTAAAGGTCGATCCTGCCTCCATCGATTTACAAGCCGGATTTACACGCGATGTAAGCAAAATTGGCCATTACGGGACCGGTGATCTAGAAGTTACACTATCGAAGACCGAGGATGTCGAGCGCGCAAAACTATTATTCGAGCAAAGCTATCAAGCATCATAGCAGCCGGCTCTTTCAGCACGTGATAATCCAGTTTATCACGTGCTAAAGGTCTGCTACGCTGCCGGCGTGACCGAACCCCCTCTTGTTCCCATCCCGAGCGCTCGACTGGGCCAACTCGTCCACCTCGATGTCCTAGCGGCAATCGCCGAAGAAGACGTTTGGCTCGCCAGCCAGAAGAGCGCGCGCACCCGCCGTGCCTACAAGCTCGACGTCGCGCACTTCATGAAGACGCTCGGCATCACGACGCCCGACCAGCTTCGCCAGGTCGATCATCGCGCCGTCATCGCCTGGGAGCGCATCATGCGCGAGGAACAGGGCGCAGCGCACTCGACCGTGCGCCGGCGCCTGTCGGCGCTGTCGAGCCTGTTCAAACACCTGGTGCGACATGGAGCTGCCAGTCGTAATCCAGTGGTCGACGTAGCGCGGCCGAACATCAACCGCGAGGAAGGCAGCACCCTCGCCTTCTCGAAGGCGCAGGCGCGCAAGCTGCTCGATGTGCCGGCCGAGGACACGCTGGCCGGACTTCGCGATCGGGCGATCCTCTCCGTGGGCTTGCAGGTTGGGCTACGCCGGGCGGAGATCGCCGCCCTAACCGTGGGGGATCTCCACCAGAACCGGGGCTTCGACGCACTGCGGCTGACCCGTAAGGGTGGGCGGCGCGACGCGCTGGCGATCCATCCGCAGGCGGCGCAGCGCATCCGGGCATATCTCGATCGGGCCGGCCATACCGCCGATCATCAGGGGACGTTATTCCGGCCGCTGCGCGGCAACTCCAAGCCACTTGATCCGGGCGGCCGGCTCGATCCGGACGCGATCGATCGCATGGTACGGAAATATGCGGCGGCGATCGATCTTCCTCGTGGCTACTCTGCTCATTCGATGCGGGCGACCTTCATCACGACAGCGCTGGAAAACGGCGCGCAGCTGGAGGACGTGCAGAAAGCAGCAGGACATCGTGACCCAAGCACGACAAAGCTGTATGACCGCCGAGGGTATAATCCAGAAAAAGCGGCAAGCTTTTTTGCGACTTACTAATGGGCTAGAAATGAAAATAAACAATCTTCTAGTTACAAACTTTAGGGGTATTCAGCGTGTTGAGGCAGAAGGCTTAGGCGACACAATTATCATTGCCGGACAAAACGGCTCCGGAAAGTCATGTATTTTTGATGCTATCCGGCTTTTGAAATCAACGTACGGTGGATACCAACAAAATGAATGGCAGAACTTTTTCGGAGAGTTCCAGATACAGCTCCACGGAGGAGCGAAAAATCTCCAGGGGCTGTTTAATGACGCAACTAAGACGGTTGTAATTAAGGTTGATTTCGAACTTAGGGATAGTGAAAAGTTATATATTTCTACCAACGCTAAGACGTTGGTCGAGGAAACAATATGGCAAAGCATTCTCCCCGAGGCCTTTCAATATGGTGGATGGCACAAAGCTCTCTTCGCAGCTCAATTTCGCGAGAAGCAACCAGAGGTTGACAAAAAAGTCGCCGACTTACTGCCAAGCGTGCAAACCGCTTTATCAAAAAAAGATATAAGTGGTAAAATCGAGATTAAGATCGATGGGCAAGTCGCGATACAGGACTCTGTCTTACTAAATTTAATATTTAGTACATACAGGCCTAGAGATATAGGCGTTATCGATTTTCATGGGGCGCAACGCCATTATGGCCGCGAAAGCGTTCAAGGAATCAATCTAAATCTAGATCAAGCTAAACAGACATACAGTCAAAGCACGCTATACAACTACAATGCTAAATATAATAACGTTAAAAGTGAAATGGCAGGAAGTTTCATCCGGGAGCTTTTGGCAGAGCAGGCTGGACTTAAGAATGTTTCTGACGGAGAATATTCTCTAAACAAGACTTTAAAAGAGCTATTCGATTCGTTTTTCCCTGATAAAACCTTCCTAGGTCCTCGCCCTACAAAAGATGGCAGCCTAGCTTTCCCAGTCATGACGCAAAACGGAACCGAACATGACCTCGATGAGCTAAGCTCAGGGGAAAAGGAAATTCTTTATGGATATCTTCGGATAAGAAGTTCCGCCCCGAAAGACTCCATAATCCTTCTTGACGAGCCAGAACTGCATCTAAACCCGCGGCTTATTCGCGGGCTTCCGGAGTTCTATAGGAAATATCTTGGCGAAGCCTTGCAGAACCAACTTTGGCTTGTCACCCATTCAGATGCGTTGATCCGAGAGGCCGTCGGAAAGCCAGGCTTCAACGTATTCCATATGCTGCCATGCGGTGCCGAAGTGACAGGCACATCGCAGCTACGGCCTTTAAATGTAACAGCTGATCTCGACCTTGCAATTGCGGATCTAGTTGGGGATCTAGCGGCTTATCGCCCAGGCGGAAAAGGATTAATTTTCGAAGGGGGAGGTGACTCAGATTTCGATAAAACAATCACTGGCAGCCTTTTTGCTGAAGAACTGCGAGGAATCAATCTCATTTCGGGAACCAATAAAGCAAGGGTACAAGCCTTACATGAGATTCTGGCCAGAGCTTACGCAAATGGTGATCTTCCAACAAAATTCTATGCTGTAACGGATAGCGATGCAGATGATCCCAGTGTTCAAACACCCGGAGTAAACAGATTTTCTTGGGACGTTTACCACCTAGAGAATTACCTATTAGAAGATTCTATAATTGCTGACGTTCTTAATTCACTGAGGCTGCAGAAAGAATATGACGCTAAAACTGTGGGAGACCGCTTAGTTTTAGCAGCTCAGAATGTTGTTCCAAGCATGTTAGTGCAGAAGATGAAAGCTTACGCCAACTCGAAATTGGTAGATTGTATAAAGCTAGGTTTTGACCCTGCCACTTTGACTATCGGAAATGATCTTTCTGAAGCCTCTAATCGCTCTGCTGACAAAATGCGACAGGTTGTCTTGAGCGATTTGTCTAAAGAAAGACTGAACGAAGTCGAACAAACATTCAGAAGCGACATACAACAAAGCTTCGCTACAGGTAGTTGGAGGAAGAAGTTGCCTGGGAGAGAGATACTCAAACAATTTGTTCAACTGGAAAACCTGCAAGGTTACGAACTAGTTAGAAATCTTATTGTTAGTCGAATGACGGAGAAGGGTGTCAAACCGGCTGGCATGAAAGTCATCATTGACCAGATAGTTGCTGACTAGAGATCGGGACTTTATGTATGAAAACGACCTTTATCATACACTAATTGTATTCTGAACCGAAACTGCAGTTTCGGTTCACATACAATGGGGGCTGCCGCCTGTAGGCCGAAGCCTTCTCTTTATTGAGGAAGCTCATCGTACGCCCGGATCGAGCAGCGACCAGAACCCGCTCTTGCGCGGGTGCTCCCGCCAGAGCCGAGCCATGAAGGCGGCATGCGTCTCTAGACCCGGTTGATCGGATAGGAATGTCGCGAGGCCAGCACAGGCTCGCACGTCGCGAACAGCATACTGATACTGCCTTGATGACGCCCGCCGCAGCACGTCCTCTGCCAGTGCCCGATGCAGCAGCGTCGCCGCCGCAGGATACTTTTCCGCCAGTGCCTCGGCTGCCGGCCGAAGTCGGAAATACTCTCCCCCATCGAGGTCCTCGTGATGGTCTCGCACCAGCTGGTTCGCCGCCTTGAAGTTTGGCCACGCCACCAGGAACATGAGTGCCAGGCCCCGGTCAGGATGCGCGAGTGCATGCGTGACCGCCTGCTCCTCTGCTTCGACGTCGTCGAAATCGGGTAGGCCACGGAGATAGGCCCGTAGGTGCTCGACGCTGAGGAAGCGCTGGAACGTTGTCCAACGCAGATGCTGCGCATCCGTCTTGCGCCCAAGTGCGTCCAGCGCTGCGATGCGGAGGTCGATCTGCCGGCTTTCATCGTGACGGACGGCAGCGCGGTCCAACCAGCCCAAGGCTTCGGCCGGACGGTGGTGGGTGATTAGCCGTTCCGCGATGTCGCCGGCGAAGTTCTCCGACCGGCCGCCGGCTTCGATCGCAGCGATATAGGCGTCAACATCACCCTCGAGATCAGACAGCTCCCGCAAATGCAGCGACACCATGAACCGGCCGCGCGAGTCTCCGAAGTCATCTCGTCCGCGCACACGCCGCAAAGTCGCAAGACGGGCGTGCAGCAGACGGCGCAGCTCGGCCCGGCCTTCAGACCCAAGCGCCGGACCTGACGCCTCAAGAAGACGATCGGTCGTGCCGTAGTCGTCCGCATCAAGTAGGGACAGCAGTTCGGCCGCCAGCGTGACAGGGTCACGGCTTGGAAGCAGCGCCCAGAGCCGTCCCAGATCGGCACCGGCCTTGCGGAACACGTCACCCAGGCTGCCGCTGCCGTCGTCGCTGCGCTCGAACACGCCCTCGGCAAGTTCCAGGAACAGGCGCATCTGCGTTGTGGCCGCCCGTGGATCCGCCTGTGCGAGCGGACCAGCAATCGTCTCGCGTAGACCCTCGAACTCGCGGGCGAGCGGCCGCACCTTGTCCCACTCGATGAACCCACGCGAGCGCAGGATCGTCCGCAGCCGTTTCTCCACCTCCGCCGCCAGCCGGGTGCCCCCGTCGGTGCCGGCCAGGACTAGGCGGAGCGAGCGTCCCAGCGCCGGATCGCTCTGCGCCTGCGCCATCAGCAGCTCGGCTAGTTGCCGGGCGCCCAGTTGTTCCAGGGTGTCTACGCTCAGTGCTCGCGATCGCGTCACCTTCTTGGCCGGAGCCCGTGCAGGCTTAGCGGGCGGCTCCTCAGCCACCGCCGGGGTTAGGCGCGATCGGGACACGCGGGGGCGAGGCGACATGCTCAGCTCCTGGCCGTGGTTGGTGGGCGTTGAGCCGCTATGACAGCGGCACAGAAAGCGTTGGAGCGGTTTAAGCCAGCCCCAGGAACAGTGCCAAAGCCCGGTTCACTGCCACCATGGTCATGTCGTCCAGGTGCCCGAAGGTCGGCCCAACTTTGTTCCTGGGAGGCGTCTGCGGCTTGTCGACCATGATCTGCGATGATTTGGTTAAGCCGTTGCGTTCGTTCGGCTCGATCGGAATCCGCAAGAGTGGCGCCTCAATCAGCGTGCTGGTGATCGGCAGCACGGTGATGGCCGGCAGATCCGAGAAATGGTCAGCTTGCACGACCAGCGCCGGCCGGGGTTTTCCTTGCTCTCCCTGCAGCGCCACAGTGACCAGGTCACCGCGCCTCACGCCGTCCAGCCGCTCGTGTCTGTTGCGTCAGACCAAGCGTCGTGATCGGGATCGTCCTGACCCTCAGCGGCTTGGATCATCCGAGACTGCCGAGCACATTCCTGAGCAAAGCCGGGCGCACGGGTGTCAGGCACCCATATCTGCACAGGCCGTAACCCTGCAGCCTTCAGCTTGTCGCGACGGCGCTGCACACGCTGCGCTCCGGTTCCGGTTGCTGCCATGCGTTACATGTAGCGGCCTTACAAGTACTGGACAAGGGTCATCAGCCCGTAAGCAGTGGCCGGATGCCCGCGTAACTCTACCCTGACAATCACCCCTGATAGAAGACGTTATCAGGGGTGATAAGGGCTGGCTGTCCGAGAGGCGCCTGTTGTTCCCCGAGCGGTCAGTGTGGAAACAGGGACCTCGCGGAGTATCGATCCATTCTTGCCGTTCAGCATCGTTAGTGCCATTCCAACGGAGACGTTCATTATTTTCCTCTGATGGAAGCTCAGCGCCTAGTGCAGGCGTTCCAAGCATCGAACAGAGCCCAGAAAGCGGTGAAACTCCTACGAAGCCGATCGGCGGAGTCAGACGCGGAGACTAAGCGATATGCATATAAAGACCATTACCGTCTCGGGCCTTTTTGGTAGACAGAATCCAGTTGTTCTAAGCCTGTACGATGACTTAAACATAATGACCGGCAGAAATGGGTCCGGAAAAACAACTATTATGAAGCTAGCTTGGTTCATAATGAGTGGGAATATTCTCTTGGCGTTGCGGGAGATCAATTTTAAGATCTGTGCTTTGGAGACTAGTGAATATACTTGCACAGTGATTCGAACGGGATCCATGCATTGCAAGGTGGAGCTCGATGTGAAGGGTGATCGGACCCTGTTTGAGGACGATGAGGGAGACCCCGAAGATGAGCCATTTCTCGAAGCGGCCGAGGATAAGGCAAACCCTGTTCTGATGGCTATAGGGGGATCAATATTCTTCCCTACCTTTCGTAGGATCGAAGGTGGATTTTCTATGGCGTCTGGCAGGCAACGCCGGAATAGAAGTGCTACCCGAACCGAAAGTGATGTAGATGAGTCTCTTGCGACATTTGCGC
Coding sequences within it:
- a CDS encoding DUF5655 domain-containing protein, which translates into the protein MSDLKLFRLSSTGVSELTGATVPLERSLQTLFERNLEGLLGVRFLASEYRTTNGRIDTLGVDENFCPVIIEYKRASNENVINQGLFYLDWLMDHRRDFAWLVMERYGKDEAAKVEWSAPRLICIAGDFTRYDEHAVKQISRNIELIRYRRFDDDLLLLDLVTTTASTVVARPDLAIEDAGVSSGVIPAKYKSVTEYLADADAGLTDLFESTRALLRAIGDDVQERTLKNYFAFTRLKNFACVEIKPTARKLLVYLKVDPASIDLQAGFTRDVSKIGHYGTGDLEVTLSKTEDVERAKLLFEQSYQAS
- a CDS encoding tyrosine-type recombinase/integrase, whose translation is MTEPPLVPIPSARLGQLVHLDVLAAIAEEDVWLASQKSARTRRAYKLDVAHFMKTLGITTPDQLRQVDHRAVIAWERIMREEQGAAHSTVRRRLSALSSLFKHLVRHGAASRNPVVDVARPNINREEGSTLAFSKAQARKLLDVPAEDTLAGLRDRAILSVGLQVGLRRAEIAALTVGDLHQNRGFDALRLTRKGGRRDALAIHPQAAQRIRAYLDRAGHTADHQGTLFRPLRGNSKPLDPGGRLDPDAIDRMVRKYAAAIDLPRGYSAHSMRATFITTALENGAQLEDVQKAAGHRDPSTTKLYDRRGYNPEKAASFFATY
- a CDS encoding AAA family ATPase, which produces MTAEGIIQKKRQAFLRLTNGLEMKINNLLVTNFRGIQRVEAEGLGDTIIIAGQNGSGKSCIFDAIRLLKSTYGGYQQNEWQNFFGEFQIQLHGGAKNLQGLFNDATKTVVIKVDFELRDSEKLYISTNAKTLVEETIWQSILPEAFQYGGWHKALFAAQFREKQPEVDKKVADLLPSVQTALSKKDISGKIEIKIDGQVAIQDSVLLNLIFSTYRPRDIGVIDFHGAQRHYGRESVQGINLNLDQAKQTYSQSTLYNYNAKYNNVKSEMAGSFIRELLAEQAGLKNVSDGEYSLNKTLKELFDSFFPDKTFLGPRPTKDGSLAFPVMTQNGTEHDLDELSSGEKEILYGYLRIRSSAPKDSIILLDEPELHLNPRLIRGLPEFYRKYLGEALQNQLWLVTHSDALIREAVGKPGFNVFHMLPCGAEVTGTSQLRPLNVTADLDLAIADLVGDLAAYRPGGKGLIFEGGGDSDFDKTITGSLFAEELRGINLISGTNKARVQALHEILARAYANGDLPTKFYAVTDSDADDPSVQTPGVNRFSWDVYHLENYLLEDSIIADVLNSLRLQKEYDAKTVGDRLVLAAQNVVPSMLVQKMKAYANSKLVDCIKLGFDPATLTIGNDLSEASNRSADKMRQVVLSDLSKERLNEVEQTFRSDIQQSFATGSWRKKLPGREILKQFVQLENLQGYELVRNLIVSRMTEKGVKPAGMKVIIDQIVAD
- a CDS encoding DUF6880 family protein, producing MSPRPRVSRSRLTPAVAEEPPAKPARAPAKKVTRSRALSVDTLEQLGARQLAELLMAQAQSDPALGRSLRLVLAGTDGGTRLAAEVEKRLRTILRSRGFIEWDKVRPLAREFEGLRETIAGPLAQADPRAATTQMRLFLELAEGVFERSDDGSGSLGDVFRKAGADLGRLWALLPSRDPVTLAAELLSLLDADDYGTTDRLLEASGPALGSEGRAELRRLLHARLATLRRVRGRDDFGDSRGRFMVSLHLRELSDLEGDVDAYIAAIEAGGRSENFAGDIAERLITHHRPAEALGWLDRAAVRHDESRQIDLRIAALDALGRKTDAQHLRWTTFQRFLSVEHLRAYLRGLPDFDDVEAEEQAVTHALAHPDRGLALMFLVAWPNFKAANQLVRDHHEDLDGGEYFRLRPAAEALAEKYPAAATLLHRALAEDVLRRASSRQYQYAVRDVRACAGLATFLSDQPGLETHAAFMARLWREHPRKSGFWSLLDPGVR
- a CDS encoding type II toxin-antitoxin system PemK/MazF family toxin, yielding MRRGDLVTVALQGEQGKPRPALVVQADHFSDLPAITVLPITSTLIEAPLLRIPIEPNERNGLTKSSQIMVDKPQTPPRNKVGPTFGHLDDMTMVAVNRALALFLGLA
- a CDS encoding antitoxin MazE family protein, whose protein sequence is MAATGTGAQRVQRRRDKLKAAGLRPVQIWVPDTRAPGFAQECARQSRMIQAAEGQDDPDHDAWSDATDTSGWTA